Proteins from one Mus pahari chromosome 18, PAHARI_EIJ_v1.1, whole genome shotgun sequence genomic window:
- the Morn2 gene encoding MORN repeat-containing protein 2 produces the protein MNGFGRLEHFSGAVYEGQFKDNMFHGLGTYTFPTGAKYTGNFNENRVEGEGEYTDIQGLQWCGNFHYTAAPGLKLKLYM, from the exons ATGAATGGCTTTGGAAGACTTGAACATTTTTCGGGAGCTGTGTATGAAGGACAGTTTAAGGACAACATGTTTCATGGACTGGGGACTTACACATTCCCAACTGGGGCAAAGTACACTGGAAATTTCAATGAAAATAG GGTAGAAGGTGAGGGAGAATACACTGACATCCAAGGCCTGCAGTGGTGTGGTAACTTCCACTACACAGCTGCTCCCGGTCTGAAACTAAAGCTCTACATGTAG